A region of Oceanicoccus sp. KOV_DT_Chl DNA encodes the following proteins:
- a CDS encoding DUF2789 domain-containing protein: MDTSRHNLETLFEQLGLSNHPESMDAFISNNHLPKEIPLEQAAFWSAGQAQFIHEAIEQDSDWAEAVDQLDAQLRH, from the coding sequence ATGGATACATCCAGACATAACCTCGAAACGCTCTTCGAACAATTAGGGCTCTCCAATCACCCGGAATCTATGGATGCATTTATCAGTAACAATCACTTACCTAAAGAAATCCCATTAGAGCAGGCGGCTTTTTGGAGCGCCGGTCAAGCACAATTTATTCATGAAGCGATCGAGCAAGATTCTGACTGGGCTGAAGCTGTCGATCAACTAGACGCGCAACTGCGGCACTAA
- a CDS encoding amidohydrolase, which produces MRNNLILLVIALLVGAIYFSYQLVHPAAPTSQAFINGNVLTMDASNSRAQAVLLKGNIISAIGTNDTIQPLIDDNTVIHDLQGKTLIPGFIDAHGHFPGSGMAALSVDLNSPPIGKISNMGEIIDALQQHATSIPKGEWILGIGYDDSLLAEHRHPTRKELDLALPDHPVFLWHISGHMGVANSAALIAAGVDESSPNPEGGVYAKDSNGQLTGLLEENAAMAVQALAMDFSVFDFLTMIQSASKEYASVGVTTAQSGAIEGKITQGLALANTLGLIPQRLELWPIFNTMGTELLDGSFNTNDFENDKIHIGAIKIIADGSIQGYTGYLKEPYYVPYHNDASYRGYPRVPTAELNRWVEDFHRAGYQIAIHGNGDAAIDDILTAIELAQQQYPREDSRHIIIHAQMAREDQLDKMKTLGVTPSFFVAHTYYWGDRHRDIFMGPERAAQMSPTASALAKELPFTIHLDTPVVPMDPLFLVWTAVNRLSSSGAVIGAEQRIAPINALRAVTIDAAWQIFQEQTRGSIEIGKLADLVILSADPTTQAPETIKDIQVEQTLVGGITIFDRKK; this is translated from the coding sequence ATGCGCAATAACCTCATCCTTTTAGTGATAGCCCTACTCGTAGGCGCCATCTACTTTAGCTATCAGCTCGTGCATCCAGCCGCGCCGACAAGCCAGGCTTTCATTAATGGCAATGTTCTTACCATGGACGCCAGCAACAGCCGGGCACAGGCAGTGCTACTCAAGGGAAATATAATCAGCGCCATTGGCACTAACGACACCATCCAGCCGCTTATCGACGACAATACTGTCATCCATGATTTACAGGGAAAAACACTCATCCCTGGTTTTATCGATGCCCACGGTCACTTTCCCGGTTCCGGTATGGCGGCGCTCAGTGTCGACCTGAACAGTCCGCCTATTGGCAAAATCAGCAATATGGGCGAAATCATCGATGCCTTACAACAGCATGCGACCAGCATCCCCAAAGGAGAGTGGATTTTAGGCATCGGCTATGACGACTCCTTGCTCGCCGAGCATCGCCACCCCACCCGAAAAGAATTGGATCTAGCACTGCCCGACCACCCGGTCTTCCTTTGGCATATCTCAGGGCATATGGGAGTCGCCAATAGTGCCGCGTTAATTGCGGCAGGGGTTGATGAATCAAGCCCTAACCCGGAAGGTGGCGTCTATGCCAAAGATAGCAATGGTCAGTTAACCGGTTTACTGGAAGAAAATGCCGCCATGGCAGTGCAGGCACTGGCGATGGATTTTTCCGTATTCGATTTTCTAACCATGATCCAAAGCGCCTCTAAAGAATACGCCAGTGTCGGCGTGACTACCGCCCAAAGCGGCGCGATCGAAGGAAAGATTACCCAGGGCTTGGCTTTAGCTAATACATTAGGACTCATTCCACAACGGCTGGAACTGTGGCCCATATTCAACACCATGGGGACAGAACTGCTGGATGGCTCATTTAATACCAATGACTTTGAAAACGATAAAATTCATATTGGCGCTATTAAGATAATAGCCGACGGTAGTATTCAAGGTTACACAGGTTATTTAAAAGAGCCCTATTACGTCCCCTACCATAATGATGCAAGCTATCGCGGCTACCCCCGAGTCCCGACTGCTGAACTTAATCGCTGGGTCGAAGACTTTCACCGCGCCGGCTACCAAATTGCAATCCACGGCAATGGCGATGCTGCCATCGATGACATCCTCACGGCGATTGAATTAGCACAACAGCAGTACCCACGGGAAGATAGCCGCCACATTATCATTCATGCGCAAATGGCTAGAGAAGATCAGCTCGATAAAATGAAAACACTGGGTGTCACCCCCAGCTTTTTTGTAGCCCACACCTATTATTGGGGCGATCGCCACCGGGATATTTTTATGGGGCCAGAACGCGCCGCCCAGATGAGCCCAACCGCTAGCGCACTAGCCAAAGAACTACCGTTCACCATTCATCTGGATACCCCGGTAGTCCCAATGGACCCCTTGTTTTTAGTGTGGACCGCCGTCAATCGCCTTAGCAGTAGTGGCGCTGTGATTGGGGCCGAGCAACGCATCGCCCCCATTAATGCCTTGCGAGCCGTTACCATTGATGCTGCCTGGCAAATTTTTCAAGAACAAACCCGGGGTTCAATTGAAATCGGTAAACTCGCCGACCTGGTCATCCTCAGCGCCGACCCAACCACACAAGCCCCGGAAACGATCAAAGATATTCAAGTTGAACAAACACTGGTAGGCGGTATCACTATCTTTGATCGAAAAAAATAA